A region of Thioalbus denitrificans DNA encodes the following proteins:
- a CDS encoding 4Fe-4S dicluster domain-containing protein has protein sequence MTRYAMVIDLNTCVGCNACMAACAMENQTPVWKDRWRTYVHDKEIGTAEEVHRRFFPRLCNHCDNPPCLTVCPTGATYQLDNGIVLVDDELCMGCRACAMACPYDARYEVTFADIERGRDFYGSLERERPSMDKCTFCAHRVEQGLEPACVQTCVGSARMFGDLHDPEDPVARLVASGVARPLLSHLGTRPNVYYIGDLKRRG, from the coding sequence ATGACGCGCTACGCCATGGTCATCGACCTGAACACCTGCGTGGGCTGCAACGCCTGCATGGCCGCCTGCGCCATGGAAAACCAGACCCCGGTCTGGAAGGACCGCTGGCGCACCTACGTCCATGACAAGGAGATCGGCACCGCCGAGGAGGTCCACCGGCGCTTCTTCCCGCGCCTGTGCAACCACTGCGACAACCCGCCCTGCCTGACGGTCTGCCCCACCGGGGCCACCTACCAGCTGGACAACGGCATCGTGCTGGTGGACGACGAGCTGTGCATGGGCTGCCGGGCCTGCGCCATGGCCTGCCCCTACGACGCCCGCTACGAGGTGACCTTTGCTGACATCGAGCGGGGGCGCGACTTCTACGGCAGCCTCGAGCGGGAACGTCCGAGCATGGACAAGTGCACCTTCTGCGCCCACCGGGTGGAGCAGGGTCTGGAGCCCGCCTGCGTCCAGACCTGCGTCGGCTCGGCGCGCATGTTCGGCGACCTGCACGACCCGGAGGACCCGGTGGCCCGGCTGGTGGCCAGCGGCGTGGCACGCCCGCTGCTGTCCCACCTGGGCACCCGTCCCAACGTCTACTACATCGGCGACCTGAAGCGGAGGGGTTGA
- the nrfD gene encoding NrfD/PsrC family molybdoenzyme membrane anchor subunit, whose translation MDVTMTYATQDYWTWWIAVYLYLGGLGAATLTVTFLTDLYLKRHPCLVMWGAISGVVMLGLGSAMLFFHLLDHVAVFSVINPLVLFRKPDAWIAWGTQFIIWMMWWGVLYALPYMARSEAFLRLPLVGALLRLRWIAALARCCERYHKVVGWLATINGIGTAVYTGLLLQSFPAVALWHNPGVPLLFTVSAFSTAMAYLLLVLHVVVRREEDHGLRVFYERIDLMLIAAELVILFSFFHYMRAGSESLYRSFELLWNDWGWLVGFIGFGLLVPFALELKGVLRGWGSRMPIVTASVLVLVGGYLLRHYFLAAGVYARPW comes from the coding sequence ATGGACGTCACCATGACCTATGCCACCCAGGACTACTGGACCTGGTGGATCGCCGTATATCTCTACCTCGGCGGGCTCGGGGCCGCGACACTCACGGTCACCTTCCTCACCGATCTCTACCTCAAGCGCCACCCCTGCCTGGTGATGTGGGGCGCCATCTCCGGCGTGGTGATGCTGGGGCTGGGCTCCGCCATGCTGTTCTTCCACCTGCTGGACCACGTGGCGGTGTTCAGCGTCATCAATCCCCTGGTCCTGTTCCGCAAGCCGGATGCATGGATCGCCTGGGGCACCCAGTTCATCATCTGGATGATGTGGTGGGGGGTGCTCTACGCGCTGCCCTACATGGCCCGCTCCGAGGCCTTCCTGCGCCTGCCGCTCGTCGGCGCGCTGCTGAGGCTGCGCTGGATCGCCGCCCTGGCCCGCTGCTGCGAGCGCTACCACAAGGTGGTGGGCTGGCTGGCCACCATCAACGGCATCGGCACCGCCGTCTACACCGGCCTGCTGCTGCAGTCCTTCCCGGCCGTGGCGCTGTGGCACAACCCCGGCGTGCCGCTGCTGTTCACCGTGTCGGCCTTCTCCACCGCCATGGCCTACCTGCTGCTGGTGCTGCACGTGGTGGTCCGGCGCGAGGAGGACCACGGCCTGCGGGTCTTCTACGAACGGATCGATCTCATGCTCATCGCCGCCGAGCTGGTGATCCTGTTCAGCTTCTTCCACTACATGCGGGCCGGCTCCGAGTCCCTTTACCGCTCCTTCGAACTGCTCTGGAACGACTGGGGCTGGCTGGTGGGCTTCATCGGCTTCGGCCTGCTGGTGCCCTTCGCGCTGGAGCTGAAGGGGGTGCTGCGCGGCTGGGGCAGCCGCATGCCCATCGTCACCGCCTCGGTACTGGTGCTGGTGGGCGGCTACCTGCTGCGCCACTATTTCCTC
- a CDS encoding glycerate kinase type-2 family protein, translating into MNIPSRQLLLRCYRSALEAVAGERCVADALGRLRLAGPLWLVAIGKAAPAMARGARAALGEGIVAGLVITKRGHCEPLPWPCLEGGHPLPDAGSLAAGERLLAFLREAPGDACFLFLVSGGASAVLEALPAPLELESLVRVNDWLLGSGLDIHAMNRVRKSLSLIKGGRLATRLQGRRAWQLLISDVAGDDPAVIGSGPLVADRAGAPDPEDLPPWLRPWVGLAPPGPAPGDPAWASVETVLAARLEDALDAAERTARELGLAVHRHREFVAGDAAAAGRRLARALCAGPSGLHLWGGETTVRLPADPGRGGRCQQLALAAAGELAGRKGVSFLAAGTDGSDGPGEDAGALVDGDSVARGRLEGLDVDDCLARADAGSFLEASGDLLQTGPTGTNVMDLMLGLKE; encoded by the coding sequence GTGAACATTCCATCGCGCCAGCTGTTGCTGCGCTGCTATCGGAGCGCCCTGGAGGCCGTCGCGGGAGAGCGTTGCGTGGCGGATGCGCTCGGTCGTCTCCGGCTTGCCGGGCCGCTGTGGCTGGTGGCCATCGGCAAGGCGGCGCCGGCCATGGCCCGGGGCGCCCGGGCGGCCCTGGGGGAGGGCATCGTGGCGGGGCTGGTGATCACCAAGCGCGGCCATTGCGAGCCGCTGCCCTGGCCCTGCCTCGAGGGCGGTCATCCGCTGCCTGACGCGGGCAGCCTGGCGGCGGGCGAGCGCCTGCTGGCGTTCCTGCGCGAGGCGCCCGGGGATGCCTGCTTTCTCTTCCTCGTCTCCGGGGGCGCCTCGGCGGTGCTGGAGGCGTTGCCGGCGCCGCTGGAGCTGGAGTCGCTGGTGCGGGTGAACGACTGGCTGCTGGGTTCGGGGCTGGATATCCACGCCATGAACCGGGTGCGCAAGTCGCTGTCCCTCATCAAGGGGGGGCGTCTCGCGACCCGCCTGCAGGGGCGGCGGGCCTGGCAGCTGCTGATCTCCGACGTGGCGGGCGACGATCCGGCGGTCATCGGTTCGGGGCCCCTGGTCGCGGATCGCGCCGGAGCGCCGGATCCGGAGGACCTGCCCCCGTGGCTGCGGCCCTGGGTGGGCCTGGCGCCACCGGGTCCGGCGCCCGGGGATCCCGCCTGGGCCTCGGTGGAGACGGTGTTGGCGGCCCGTCTCGAGGATGCTCTCGATGCCGCGGAGCGGACCGCCCGGGAGCTCGGCCTGGCGGTGCACCGGCACCGGGAGTTCGTCGCCGGAGACGCCGCAGCGGCGGGCCGCAGACTGGCCCGGGCCCTGTGTGCCGGGCCGTCGGGGCTGCACCTCTGGGGCGGCGAGACCACCGTGCGCCTGCCGGCCGATCCGGGGCGGGGCGGCCGCTGTCAGCAGCTGGCCCTGGCGGCGGCGGGGGAACTGGCGGGGCGGAAGGGTGTCAGCTTCCTGGCGGCCGGCACCGACGGCAGCGACGGTCCCGGCGAGGATGCCGGCGCCCTGGTGGACGGCGACAGCGTGGCCCGCGGGCGGCTCGAAGGCCTGGACGTCGATGATTGTCTCGCCCGCGCCGATGCCGGCAGCTTCCTGGAGGCGAGCGGCGACCTGTTGCAGACGGGGCCCACCGGAACCAACGTGATGGACCTGATGCTCGGACTGAAGGAATGA
- a CDS encoding AAA family ATPase: protein MNDSVRPPRELLARVIDSVGEVVLGKERQVRLALVCLLARGHLLIEDLPGVGKTTLAHVLARVLGLRFNRIQFTSDLLPADILGVSVFERERGGFTFHPGPIFTQLVLADEVNRATPKTQSALLEAMEERQVTVEGETRPLPEPFFVIATQNPSQQVGTFPLPESQLDRFLMRIGLGYPDARAERALLAGRDRRLVMAGLEPCLDPGALPALQSEVSGVHVSAALLDYLQALIERSRTDPALHSGLSPRGGLALLHAARGWALLAGREHVQPEDVQAVFAAVAGHRLTGAGEWLGRPGDMLAARLLDSVPVP, encoded by the coding sequence ATGAACGATTCGGTACGACCGCCACGGGAGCTGCTGGCCCGGGTCATCGACAGCGTGGGCGAGGTGGTGCTGGGCAAGGAGCGGCAGGTGCGGCTGGCGCTGGTCTGCCTGCTCGCCCGCGGACATCTCCTGATCGAGGACCTGCCCGGCGTCGGCAAGACCACCCTGGCCCATGTATTGGCGCGGGTGCTGGGGTTGCGGTTCAACCGCATCCAGTTCACCAGCGATCTGCTGCCGGCGGACATTCTCGGCGTGTCGGTGTTCGAGCGCGAACGCGGCGGCTTCACCTTCCATCCCGGCCCCATCTTCACCCAGCTGGTGCTGGCCGACGAGGTGAACCGCGCCACCCCCAAGACCCAGAGCGCCCTGCTGGAGGCGATGGAGGAGCGGCAGGTGACGGTCGAGGGGGAGACCCGCCCATTGCCGGAGCCCTTCTTCGTCATCGCCACCCAGAACCCGTCCCAGCAGGTGGGAACCTTCCCCCTGCCCGAATCCCAGCTGGACCGGTTCCTGATGCGCATCGGGCTCGGCTACCCCGACGCGCGGGCCGAGCGGGCCCTGCTGGCGGGACGGGATCGCCGGCTGGTGATGGCGGGCCTCGAGCCCTGCCTGGACCCCGGCGCACTGCCCGCCCTGCAGTCCGAGGTGTCAGGGGTGCATGTCTCAGCTGCGCTGCTCGACTATCTCCAGGCGCTGATCGAGCGCAGCCGCACCGATCCGGCGCTGCACTCGGGCCTGTCGCCCCGGGGCGGGCTCGCGCTGCTGCACGCCGCCCGGGGCTGGGCCCTGCTCGCGGGGCGGGAGCATGTGCAGCCGGAGGACGTGCAGGCCGTGTTCGCGGCCGTCGCCGGGCACCGGCTCACCGGTGCCGGGGAGTGGCTGGGCCGTCCGGGAGACATGCTGGCGGCCAGGCTGCTGGACAGCGTGCCCGTTCCCTGA
- a CDS encoding molybdopterin-dependent oxidoreductase has translation MAWKFPRLTRRAFLQTTGAGAAGLGLLQPLELLGRDAAPAADAGESHSYSICNFCSSLCNIRVTTREQDGVKRIVKLDGNPHSTLNRGKICSRGQSGLRQTYDSDRIKTPLIRVEGSRRGENAFRSATWEEAWAYIERRTREADIRPWEWTLVGGWTSCIFYMNWAVPFAMANGIPNIIASPMQHCVATGHLGTDTVTGNFNIHDEVLPDYDNARYILLVANNASIGAVSTCRMVRFAQGKKNGARVVALDSRLSETAAKADEWVAIRPGTDLDFLLAMLREMLVKGYYDEQFVRLHSNLPFLMQRDAGGQWRLALDAEGRPQVVQEGTDRVRSVPAFSNSNERDSEGEAFYPALAAPAGLTLDGRPALTVLQAQVEEIDHCTPEWAERTTGVAAEVIRRIAREFGTTRPAIVDPGWHGARYGNLMMLRRVQAMIQGLTGGIDKAGGWIMSGEFHHKAARMFEARAAGHDPGPAFAALAGLPFAHTVIEALSKGENFPHGRPGWAWAWSAQQKAAGEEWVALPVLADVGLKESVEGKVEWKGEPYRTRAIMLNAANPVRHYYPDTRWKEVLGHENMELVIAIDVLPSDTAAWADVILPNSTYLERDEPTLYGNGVNHDLALTTRYAAIDPLFDTEEIPDILLEMTRILSGDPDRLLEWVEAMTGMPAAPVRAAWERLRAEGAPSPFTHACREVSFRLSAERAGTTSAELDRVLRERGIFTEQPREQVLEHAAMPRRLPLPTGSGRVEYYSSLFDSLRGMGAEGPHFSVLATHIPARCRDNADMAAPLGADEFYFTYGKTPTVSYASTNSNNPVLAAVNRFKGGTYTGIWIHPDRAARLDIVTGDPIRLTNTRSGQTATGHAYITRLVHRDALFIYSSFGAENPALTRSHGLGTATNKLVPYRVEPVVGGFRSQEFTLRVQKLDNSGGAA, from the coding sequence ATGGCCTGGAAGTTTCCACGGCTGACCCGGCGTGCATTTCTGCAGACCACCGGGGCCGGCGCCGCCGGCCTGGGCCTGCTCCAGCCCCTGGAGCTGCTCGGGCGCGATGCCGCACCCGCTGCCGATGCCGGCGAATCCCACAGCTACAGTATCTGCAATTTCTGCTCGTCGCTCTGCAACATCCGCGTCACCACCCGTGAACAGGACGGGGTGAAGCGCATCGTCAAGCTCGACGGCAACCCCCACTCCACCCTCAACCGGGGCAAGATCTGCTCCCGCGGCCAGTCGGGACTGCGCCAGACCTACGACAGTGACCGCATCAAGACCCCGCTGATCCGGGTCGAGGGCAGCCGCCGGGGCGAGAACGCCTTCCGCAGCGCCACCTGGGAAGAGGCCTGGGCCTATATCGAGCGGCGCACCCGGGAGGCCGACATCCGCCCCTGGGAGTGGACCCTGGTGGGCGGCTGGACCTCCTGCATCTTCTACATGAACTGGGCGGTGCCCTTCGCCATGGCCAACGGCATCCCCAACATCATCGCCTCGCCCATGCAGCACTGCGTGGCCACCGGCCACCTGGGCACCGACACGGTGACCGGCAACTTCAACATCCATGACGAGGTGCTGCCGGACTACGACAACGCCCGCTACATCCTGCTGGTGGCCAACAATGCCTCCATCGGCGCGGTCTCCACCTGCCGCATGGTGCGCTTCGCCCAGGGCAAGAAGAACGGTGCGCGCGTGGTGGCGCTGGACTCGCGCCTCTCCGAGACCGCCGCCAAGGCCGACGAATGGGTCGCCATCCGCCCCGGCACCGATCTCGACTTCCTGCTGGCCATGCTGCGGGAAATGCTGGTGAAAGGCTACTACGACGAGCAGTTCGTGCGCCTGCACAGCAACCTGCCGTTCCTGATGCAGCGGGATGCCGGGGGCCAGTGGCGGCTGGCGCTGGATGCCGAGGGACGGCCGCAGGTAGTGCAGGAGGGCACCGACCGGGTACGCAGCGTGCCGGCGTTCAGCAACAGCAACGAGCGCGACAGCGAGGGCGAAGCCTTCTATCCGGCCCTGGCCGCCCCGGCGGGGCTGACGCTGGATGGGCGGCCCGCGCTGACCGTGCTGCAGGCGCAGGTGGAGGAGATCGACCACTGCACGCCGGAGTGGGCCGAACGCACCACCGGCGTGGCGGCCGAGGTCATCCGCCGCATCGCGCGGGAGTTCGGCACCACGCGCCCGGCCATCGTCGATCCGGGCTGGCACGGCGCCCGCTACGGCAACCTGATGATGCTGCGCCGGGTGCAGGCGATGATCCAGGGACTCACCGGCGGCATCGACAAGGCCGGCGGCTGGATCATGAGCGGCGAGTTCCACCACAAGGCCGCGCGCATGTTCGAGGCCCGCGCCGCGGGCCACGACCCGGGTCCCGCCTTCGCGGCGCTGGCCGGCCTGCCCTTCGCCCATACCGTCATCGAGGCGCTCTCGAAGGGCGAGAACTTCCCCCATGGCCGGCCCGGCTGGGCCTGGGCCTGGAGCGCCCAGCAGAAGGCCGCGGGCGAGGAGTGGGTGGCGCTTCCGGTGCTGGCCGACGTGGGCCTGAAGGAGTCGGTGGAGGGCAAGGTGGAGTGGAAGGGCGAACCCTACCGCACCCGCGCGATCATGCTCAACGCCGCCAACCCCGTGCGCCACTACTATCCCGACACCCGCTGGAAGGAGGTGCTTGGGCACGAGAACATGGAGCTGGTCATCGCCATCGACGTGCTGCCCTCGGACACCGCCGCCTGGGCCGATGTCATCCTCCCCAACTCCACCTACCTGGAGCGGGACGAGCCGACGCTCTACGGCAACGGCGTGAACCACGACCTGGCCCTCACCACCCGCTATGCCGCCATCGATCCCCTCTTCGACACCGAGGAGATACCGGACATCCTGCTGGAGATGACCCGCATCCTGAGCGGCGATCCGGATCGGCTGCTGGAGTGGGTGGAGGCGATGACCGGCATGCCGGCCGCGCCGGTACGGGCCGCCTGGGAGCGGCTGCGGGCCGAGGGGGCGCCCAGCCCATTCACCCACGCCTGCCGCGAAGTCTCCTTCCGTCTCAGCGCCGAGCGCGCCGGCACCACCAGCGCGGAGCTGGACCGGGTGCTGCGCGAGCGGGGCATCTTCACGGAGCAGCCGAGGGAGCAGGTGCTGGAGCATGCCGCCATGCCCCGCCGCCTGCCCCTGCCCACCGGCAGCGGCCGGGTCGAGTACTACAGCAGCCTGTTCGACAGCCTGCGCGGCATGGGCGCGGAGGGTCCCCATTTCAGCGTCCTGGCCACCCACATCCCGGCCCGCTGCCGCGACAATGCCGACATGGCCGCCCCCCTCGGCGCGGACGAGTTCTACTTCACCTACGGCAAGACGCCCACCGTCTCCTACGCCTCCACCAACAGCAACAACCCGGTGCTGGCGGCGGTGAACCGCTTCAAGGGCGGCACCTACACCGGCATCTGGATCCACCCGGACCGGGCGGCGCGGCTGGACATCGTCACCGGCGATCCCATCCGCCTCACCAATACCCGCTCCGGCCAGACCGCCACCGGGCATGCCTACATCACCCGCCTGGTGCACCGCGACGCGCTGTTCATCTACTCCTCCTTCGGGGCGGAGAACCCGGCGCTCACCCGCAGTCACGGGCTCGGCACCGCCACCAACAAGCTGGTGCCCTATAGGGTGGAGCCGGTGGTGGGCGGCTTTCGTTCCCAGGAGTTCACCCTCCGGGTGCAGAAACTGGATAACAGCGGGGGTGCGGCATGA